Genomic segment of Kibdelosporangium phytohabitans:
TGTGGGGGTAGTGGTCGGCATCAGCGGTATCGGTTCATCCGACGTCCAATCAGCGGATGTATCGCGTCCCACGGGTGATCCGGCTGACCGGCTGCGTGGCCTGGCAGCGGACCTCTCCGAAGACGCGTCGTACCGGCCACCGACGTCGGCCGAACGAAAACAGGCCATCGCCGGGCTGACCGGACTGATCGACGGCCAGCTGCCACGGGCGACGCAGGACCTGATGCCATTGGGATTCACCGTCTCCGACGGAACCGACCCGGTGACCAACCGCCGGTACACCCTCGTGGTCAACGAACCCGACAGCGATCGTGCGTGGGGCGTCTACCTGATCGACACCTCGGCACCACTGAGCCTCGTGGTCGAGGTGCCACACCCCAACTTCGACCTCGGCACAGAACGAATCGGCGTGGACCTCTTCCGCCAGGTGCCCGGATCGGTCCTGCTGATGTCGGGAACACACCGCCGCGCGGAAGACGGCGCGGGCGACGTGGCACACCGGAACGACTCCCTGTTCCACGCACTCGCGGTGGAACTGGGCAGCCGCGACATCCCCCAAGTGCAACTCCACGGCTTCCACGACAAAACACTCGAGGGCACCGACATCGTGATCTCCCCAGGAGCGGGAGAACCGAACCCGCTCGTCCGCGAAACCGCGGACAACCTGGCCAACGCGGGGCTCGCCGTGTGTCGCGCGTGGTCGAAGGACTGCGGCAAACTGGAAGGCACCCGCAACCAGCAGGGCCGCAACGCCGCCGAGAACGGCACAGTGTTCCTGCACGTGGAGATCAACCGCACGGTCCGCGACGACAACGCCATGTCGTCGCGCCTGGTCCGTGCCATCGCGGATGCGATGAAGAAGTAGCCCTCGCCTGCACGCGAGCCGGTGAACACGGTGTTCGTTGTGTGCAGGGTTTGTGAAGGTTCTCGGTCATGCGCGGACGTGGTGCGGCGGCTGGCAGACTCGGTGCGGAGAGCGGGGCACTGGGGAGGGTTGCGTGCCGAGCGGGAGAGCTCGCGTGCGTACGCGGAGAACGACGGGGCGCCCACTTTGGAGGGTGCGCTGGAGAAGTACGCGCTGGCGCCACCGCCTGCGGCGCACCGGACATCCGGTACGCCGCGTTCGAGGGGATCACCCGTGGGTCGTCGATGTACCTGACCTTCAGGGCCTACGGGGCCTGTGTGCGAAAGTTCATCGCCGGGATCGGCGGCAAGCACACGGAGTCGGCCACCAAAGGCGGCCATACGGCGTTGTCCTCGGCGCCGCCGGCTTTCGGGTGGGCCATCGATCCCGCCAAGGAATACCCGTACCACACCGTCGCCGCTGCCAACGGCAGGGACAGGTTCAGCGTTCTGGTGGATTCGTCCGGCGCCAGCCAGACGGTCTCTCTCATGGCGATGCGCGACTGACCTAACTGTTGGCGTACGTGGTGATGAACGTCCGGTGTGCCACCAGGTCCCCGTACACCGATGGGCTTTGGCCGCATCGGCCGGGACCGCCGGCGCGGCTGGTGGCGCCGACGACCGTCCACTCGCCGTTGACCTTCTGCACCGCTGGGCCGCCGGAGTCGCCGTAGCAGGGGCCGGTCTTGTTGGGGTTGTCCATGCACAGCTCGCCCGCTGCCGTTATGCCGCTGCACGAGCTGTCCGCGAGCAGTGACGTGTCCAGTTCCTGGTTGGTCTGCGGCGGTTGGCACCCGGGGTCACACGTCACGCCCCAGCCCAGGATCCGCAGCGGCGCACCCACGGCCACCGGGGTCGTCGGGATCTTCGCGGGCGCCAAGGTCACCGCGCGGTCGAGTTGCACCAGGCCCACGTCGTCCGGGCCGACGGCGATCGCGGCCATTCCCGCTGTCTGCCCACCGCTGGTCAGGCTGTTGCTGCCGACGCGGACCTGGAAGTGTCCGCGCAGGCAGTGGTTCGCGGTGACCACCCAGCGGGGGCTGACCAGCGTACCTGTGCAGAAGTGCCTGCCTGGTGAGCTTTGCAGCGACACCATCCACGAGTACGTCTCGGTGGCGTTCCGGCCACCGATGATCAACGGGCCGGCGGCTGCCGGGAGGGTCGGGAACGGCAGGACGAGCGCGGCTCCGAGCAGGAGCAGAAGGCGGCGGCGCATGCGTGACTCCAGACGGGAAACGGTTCACTGTCGCGCCGGTTCCGATGCTAGTCACAACCCCACCACGCGGTGACCCGTCGATCGTCCTGTCTTCAGGCGTGGCGGGCGCGTCTGGCGGGACGCCGCCGCGAGTGCCGTTCGCCGACCAGGAGGTGGACCACTTCCACGACGATCGGGCTGTCGACGTAGTAGACCTGGCGGCGTCCTTCCCGGCGGGCTTGGACCAGCCCGGCGAGCTTCAGTTTGGCCAGGTGGTGGCTGACCGCTTGGACGGTCTGGCCGGTCTCCCCGGCGAGGGTGCCGACATCGCGTTCCTCGCCCGCCAGCAGCCAGACGATCTGCAGGCGCACGGTCGCCGACAGCATCCCGAAAGTGGCTGCGGCGTCCTGGAGTAACTCGGGCGGCAGCGGGCGGTTGACGAGCTCGGGTGGGGGAGAAGCTGGCACCCGTACAGCGTGACTCACACGACAACACTTGTGCAAGCGCTTGACTGTCGCGGGTGGATGGTGGGTACAGTGTCCGTGTTGGCGATGAGCGCTGGGCTCATCGTGTCCTGTTCGAGACCACGGAAGCGAGGTGAGCGGCACATGCCGGACGACAGTCCTGACCGGACCGGACAACCCGCCGCCTCGGCGGTGGTTCTCCCAGGCTGACCCGCAGCCGGGTTCCCGGTCCTTTGTCACTATGTCTGGTTTGTGGCGCCCCTTTTCTGCATGAAGGGGAGTGGCTGGCATGACCACGCGCTTTTCCGCCCGGCGCCCACCGCTGCGGGCACGCTGGACCGTGGATCCCGCCGACCCGGCGGGCCGCCGGATGATCGCCGTGTGGGCACGGGAAATCGTTGTGCCCCAGCGGGAAGAAGAGCCGCAGCCGGTTGGAGCCGTGCGGTGAGCCGTACGGTGTCCGTTGTGGACCCACAGCTGCGTGAGCTGGCGACGGCGGCGCCGGTCACGCTGTACCGGCACCTGTCCAGCTCGCCGAAGGGACTGACCGAGCACGAGGCCGACGGTCGGTCGGTCCCGCACGCGGCCGGGCAACGCGAGCGGCACTGGCGGTCCACAGTGGCCAGTCCATTCGCCGCTCTGCTGACCGTTTTGACCGTAGTGTTCGTCGTCCTCGGTGACTGGCGTGCGGCGATCACCGTCGGCGTCATGGTAGTGATCAGCATCGCGCTGCGTGTCTGGCAACAGGTGCGTACCGACCAAGCCGTGCGTGGTCCGCGCGCGCTGGTCACCACCACGACGACGGTACGCAGACGCCCCGACACCGGGATGCCGCCGGTCGACCGGGAAATCCCACCGGACGACCTGGTGCCCGGTGACGTCGTCCTGCTCGTGGCGGGTGACGTGGTGCCCGCCGACGTACGGCTCGTCGCGGCGACAGCGTTCACGGTCGACCAGTCGGCGTTGTCCGGCGAGACCCTGCCCGTGCGCAAGCAACCGCCGTCGGACCACGGCCAGGCGGAAGACCTGTCCGCGGTGTGCTTCGCGGGCACGTCGGTGGTCAGCGGCACGGCAACGGCTGTGGTGATCGCGGTCGGGGCGTGGACGTACCTCGGTGTGATGGGCGAACAAGCCCGGCGCGCCCGTCCGGAGTCCAGCTTCGACCGTGGCGTGCGCTCGGCCGGCTGGACGTTGGTGCGGTTCATGCTGGTGATGGCGCCGATCGTGCTCGCGGTCAACGGATTCGTCACGGCCGACTGGGCGCAGGCGGCGCTGTTCGCGGTCGCGGTCGGCCTGACGCCGGAGATGCTGCCGGTGATCGTGACCGCCAACCTGGCTCGCGGCGCCGTGCACCTGTCCCGCAAGAAGGTCGTCATCACGCGGCTCAACGCCATCCAGGACCTGGCGGGCATGGACGTGCGGTGCGTGGACAAGACCGGCACCCTCACCGAGGACCGCGTGACCTACGCGCACAGCGTCGACCTGTCAGGCAGGCCGGACGGCGTGGCGGCCGAGTACGCCTACCTCGCGGCCCAGCTCCAGACCGGGCCACGCAACCGGCTCGACAAGGCGATGGTCGAGCAGCACGAATCCCCGCTCGCCGACGCGATGTTTGTCCTGGTCGGGTTCGTGGGCTTCGTCGACCCCGTGCGTGACAGCGCGGCTGAAGCGGTCCACATGCTCGACCGGCACGGTGTCGCGGTGAAGATCCTCACCGGCGACAACCGGCACGTCGCCGCGCGAGTCGCCGAACAGGCGGGCGTGCACGTCGCCGAGGTCGTGCTCGGTCACCAGATCGAGAAGGCCAACGACACCCAACTGCATCGCCTTGTCCGGCGGGGCACGGTGTTCGCGCAGATCAACCCCGTGCTCAAGGCCCGGATCGTGACCGCGCGGCGGGACGCCGGGCACGCGGTGGGGTTCATCGGTGACGGCGTCAACGACACGGTCGCGCTGCGCACAGCGGACGTGGGCATCGCGGCGGACACCGCCACCGACGTCGCCAAGGGCGCCGCCGACCTGATCCTGCTGGACAAGGACCTGACGGTGATCGCCCGCGCGGTGCGGGAAGGCCGCCGCACGCTGGGCAGCACCATGAAGTACGTCAAGATCGCCGCCAGTTCGAACCTCGGCAACGCGGTCAGCGTCCTCGTGGCGGCCGGGACCCTGCCGTTCCTGCCGATGCTGCCGGTCCAGCTGTTGGTGCAGAACCTGCTGTACGACGCCGCGCAACTGACTCTGCCGCGGGACCGGGCCGACGAGGACCACCTGCGTGTACCACGCCGCTGGGACACCGGCGGGCTGACCGGGTTCATGCTCACCTTCGGGCCGTTGAGTTCGCTGTTCGACCTGATCACGTTCGCCGCGCCGGGGTGGCTCGCCGGCACGGACACGCCCGCCGAGCAGGCGGTGTTCCAGGCGGGCTGGTTCACCGAGGGCCTGCTGTCGCAGGTGCTGATCGTGCTGGTGCTGCGCTCCCGCGACCGCGTGGGAATCACGGCCCGGCCGGTGCTGGCCGCCGCCGTCGCGGTGGCGTTCATCGGCGTGGTGCTGCCGTGGACACCGGTCGCGGACGCACGGCGGATGACCGCGCTGCCGGTCGGCTTCTACGCGTGGCTGCCGGTGATCCTGGCCGGATACGTCCTGGCGGCGCGGGTCGTGAGGACGCGACACATGCGCCACCGGGGCACTGGGTTGTGACGTCCACCGAGTTCTGACAGTGCTGCGGTGGCGGCGTACGCGCCGGGCCATCAGAGTCTGATGTGGACATGGAGACTGGAGCGGGAAATGACGACTGTCGAAATGCTGCTGCGCGTCGGCGCCGGGGTGGGGCTCGGTGCGCTGATCGGCTTCGAACGCCAGTACCGGGCCAGGATGGCCGGGTTGCGCACCAACGCCCTCGTCGCCGTCGGGGCGACGTTGTTCGTGCTGCTTTCCGCGTGGGGCTTCGGCAACGCCCCCGGGAACGCCGATCCCACCCGGGTCGCGGCGCAGATCGTGTCCGGTATCGGGTTCCTGGGCGCCGGGGTGATCCTGCGTGACGGCTTGACCGTGCGTGGTTTGAACACCGCGGCGACGTTGTGGTGCTCGGCCGCTGTGGGCGCGCTGGCCGGGGCCGGGCTGTACCAGATCGCGGCTGTCGGCACGCTTGTGGTGATCATCGTGAACGTCGCGCTGCGCGTGGTGGGCCGGGCTGTCGACCGGCGCCCGGACACCGGCGACGAACAGCCCACGTCGTACGCGTTCATGGCCGTGACGAAGGACGACGCCGAAGCGCATGTGCGCGCGTTGCTCGTGCAGTCCCTGACCCGTACCGATTTCCGGCTGCTGTCGGTGTCCAGCACCAACAGCGCCAACGAGGGCTACGTGGAGGTGCGGGCCGAACTGGCCGGGGATCAGCGTGACGACAAACAGATGGAGTCGGCGGTGAGCCGGCTGAGTCTGGAGCCGTCGGTCACCAGCGTCCGCTGGCAGGTCACGACCGTGAACGGGGACGAGGAATGACGTTACTGCGCTCCTAACCCGCCCCGTCCCGTGCCGCGCTCGGCAGGCCCAAGCAGCGCGCCGCCGACGTGCTCGTCTTCCTCGGCGCGGTTGTGCTGCTGTGGGTCGTCGTGCGGCTGTCGCAGGGCATCGACGTGCCGTTCGACGGGACCACCGCCCCGTCCACAGTGTTCACCGACCCCGCCGAGCTGCCGTACTACGCGGCGCGTTCGCTGCTGCCAACTTCCTGTTCCCGATCGTCACCGCCGTTCTCGTGGCCACCGGGATCAGCCCGAACTGGGGCGGCATCCTGCTGGGGGCGCGGTGGTACGTCCTGTTCAGCGTCATCGCCGGTGCGTCGGCGATCCCGAACGACCTGCGGGAAGCCGCCGCCAGTCTGCGTCTGCCGCGCGTGTTGTGGTGGCGCAGGCTGGTGTTGCCCGCGATCTTCCCCGGTTACGTCACCGGTGGCATCACCGCCGCGGGCGGCGCGTGGAACGCGTCGATCGTCGCCGAGATCGTCAGCTACGGCGGCACCACGCTGACCGCGACCGGGCTCGGCGCGTACATCGCGCACGCCACCAGCGTCGGCGACGGCCCACGGATCCTCATCGGCGTCACCGTGATGAGCCGCCACGTCGTCGGCCTCAACCGCTTGTTCTGGCGTCGCCTGTACGCCCTGTCCGAACGCCGATTCACCCTCTGACCCGGAGGTCCAGATGTCACTCGAGACGATTGTCGACGTCGAGCCGGTGAGCAAGAGCTTCACCGGTTCCGCCGGGGACGAGTCGCGTGTCCTCGACGGCATCGACCTGACGCTGCGTGCGGGGCAGAAGCGATCGACCTGATCGGCTGGACGGCTTCGAGTCGGCGTACCCCAAGGAGCTGTCCGGTGGCATGCGGCAACGCGTCGGGTTCGCCCGTGCGCTGGTGCTCGAACCGGACCTGCTGCTGATGGACGAGCCGTTCTCCGCGCTCGACGTGCTCACCTCGGAGAACCTGCGCACCGAACTGATGTCGCTGTGGACCGGTGGGACCTTCCCGACCAAGGGCATCTGCGTCGTCACCCACAGCATCGAGGGAGCCGTCCTGCTGGCCGACCGCGTGATCGTGCTCGGCGCCAACCCCGGCCACATCCGCACCGAGGTCGCGATCAGCTTGGACCGGCCGCGTGACGGTCGCTCGCCCGCGTTCGCGGCGCTGGTCGACCAGCTCTACGACCTGCTCACCGGCCGCGAGCCGGGCGTCCACATGCCGGAACCCGCCGACGCGACCCCGGCCGCCGGCCGTGGCCCGCCGCGTCCGTCGGTGGCCTGGCTGGCCTGGTCGAGATCGTCGACGCCAAAGGCGGCCACGTCGACCTGCCGAGATCGCCGCCGACCTGAACTTCGAGATCGACGACCTGCTGCCGCTGGTGGACGCGGCCACCATGCTCGACTTCGTGCGGGTGGCGGGCGGCGATCTGACCATGACCGAGCTGGGCAGGTTGTTCACCACGGCCGGCATCCAGGACAGCAGGAAGATCTTCGCCGAGCAGGTACCCCACCGGGCACCGCTGGTCCGCACGATCTGCACGGCACTGGCCAGCTGCTGGGGCAGGTATGCCGAACTGTTCGATTACGACACCGGCACCGACCGCATCACCGCGGAGCCGGTTTACGCTCGTTTTCCCAGCTCAAGAACCGTGTGGGCGATCTGGGCGGCGGACCGCCGCACGGGGTGCGGATGCGAACGTGGGTGGAATCCACGCATGACCGGCGGCGCCACGGGTGGCATGTTGTCCGGCGTGCCCCCGAACCCGACAGCCACCGGCAGGTTGGCCGAAACCTGGTGGGCTCGAGGCGTGGCGTTGCACGAACGTGCCATGGGGGAGCCGCTGTCCGCAACCACCGCGCAGCAGATGGACAGCGGTGCACCCCTTGGCTGGTTCGGTGTACGGCTGGCCGAGGCCGGGCTCGACGGCACGACCGCTCCGAGTGTGTTCGCCGAGACCCCGGCCAGCATCGCCGCCCGGATCGCGCGGCCGGACTGGGCCGATGCGGTCGAGCGGGCGGTTCGTGTGGCCGAACCGCTGCCCGCGGGTACGGCTGTGCACGGCGACTGGAAGGACGCGTTCGCTCTCGTGTTCCGTCCGTTCGTCGCCGAAGCCACCGAGCGGGTGACCGCGGCGGTCGACGGCGCCGTGGCGGATGTTCGTGTGCTCGCCGACCAGTTCGCCACCGGGCTCGGCCGTCGGCTGGCTGAACTCGCGGCACGCACGCTGGTCCGGGAAATGCGGGAGTCCCGCACCCAGTTGCTCGGCGGTGACGGTGCCGGGCGCTTCGCCGACTTCGTCCGGCGCACGGCCACCCCGGCCGGCCTGGCGGCGCTGGCCGGGACCTACCCCGTGCTCGCCAGGCTGCTCGGCCAGACGAGCCGGTTCGCCGCCGACGCCACGATCGAGCTGCTCGACCGGTTCGCCGCGGACCGCTGCGAGATCGTCGAACTGCTGCTGCACGGCAACGACCCCGGCCTGCTCACGACGATCCGAGGCGGCCAAGGCGACATCCACCAGCGCGGCCGTTCGGTGGCGTTCCTGATGTTCGCCAACGGCGACCGGGTGGTGTACAAACCGCGTGACCTGCGAGCACACGTCTGGTTCAACGCCGCCGTGAGCTCGTTGAACCGGATGGTGGCCCAGCTCGACCTGCGGACCGCCGCCGTCGTGGCCAAACCCGGTTACGGCTGGGTCGAGTACGTCACCGCCCGCCCGCTGGCGCGTCTCGCGGACGCCGACGTCTTCTACCGCCGCCAGGGCGCTCTGCTCGCCCTGCTGCACGCGACGTCCACCTCGGACGTCCATTACCAGAACCTGATCGCGTGCGGCGACCAGCCGGTGCTGGTGGACGCCGAAACGCTGTTGCAGCCCATCCTGCCCGGCCCGCACGGATACGCCTCGGATCCCGCGGCACAGGCGTTGGCCACGTCGGTGTTCCGCACCGCGTTGCTGCCGATGATGGTGGTGGGTGAGCACGGCGCGGTCGACATGTCCGGCCTGGGCGGTGACCGCGGCACGGTTTCGCCGGGCAGCAGCGCCGTGTGGGAGTTCCCCGCGACCGACCGCATGCGCCTGGTCCGTGCGCGGACGCAGTTCGCCGGTGCCGCCAACCGCCCCCGGTTCGACGATCGGGACCTTGACCCGTGCGACTACGAAACCGCGCTGCTCCAAGGTTTCCGGCACGGCTACGACGCGGTCATGCTGCACCGCACGGAACTCACCCGCCTTGTCGTGGACAGCGCGGGGATGGACGTCCGTGTCCTGGTGCGTCCCACCCGCGGTTACCTGACGCTGCTGGAGGGAGCGGGGGAGCCGGAGCTGCTGCGCGACGCGCTCGACCGCGACCGCCTGTTCGATCTGCTGTGGACGGAATCGGCCGGGTATCCGTTGCGCCGCACGCTGTCCCGGCACGAAGCCGCTGACCTGTGGGCGGGGGACGTGCCGTTGTTCACCGCCCGGCCGGACCAGCGGGACCTGTGGACGTCGGACGGGCAGCGCGAGCCGGACGTGCTCGGTGAGACCGTGCTGGACCAGGTCCGTGCCAGGATCGACGGCCACAGCGAGGCCGATCGGCGCGACCAGGAGTGGATCATCTCGGCCACCCTGGCGACCAGACGGCCCTGCGCCGGGCACGTCAGCACCGCGCCGCTGCCCGGCCCGGTCGAGGTCACCGCGGCACAGCCGGAAAGGTTGCTCGCCGTGGCCTGCGGCATCGCCGACCAGATCGTGGCGCGGAGCGCGGCCGTCGGCGACCGCGTCAACTGGCTCGGCCTGGAACTCGTCGACGAGCGGCAGTGGCTGCTGATGCCCATGGGCGCGGGCCTGGCCAACGGCTACACGGGCGTCGCGTTGTTCCTGGCGCAACTGGCCGACCTGACCGGCGTCGCGCACTACGGGGACGTGGCCCGCCGGGCGATCACGCCGGTGGCGCAACTGCTGGACGTGCTCGCCGCGCAACCTGAACTGGCCGCGACGGTCGGGCCCGGTGGGTACCACGGCTTCGGCGGTATCGCGTACGCGCTCGCCCGAATGACAACACTGTTGCCGCGCGGCGAGACCGGCCGAATGGCCGAGTCCGCTGTGGACTGCGCGGCGGCGGCGACTGGTTCTGTTGCCGGTTGGGCGCACGGGATCGCGGGCTGTCTCGCAGCGATGGTCGCGGTGCACGCCGAACTGGGGACGCCGTCCGCGGCGCGGCTGGCGGAGAGCTGCGCGGACCACCTGCGGCAGGCCTTGCCGCGTGATGCGTCCGGGTTCGCCGACGGCAGCGCCGGGATCGGATTGGCACTGGCCAGGTTCGGCGGCGCCGGCTCGTCCGTGGCGCACCTCGGCCAGGAAGTTCTGGCGGCGTCCGCGCACAGAGGTGACGACGGCTGGTGCTGCGGCCGGGCAGGGCTCGTCGCCGCGCGGTCGGCCTTCCTGGACGACGCCGACCTCGAACGAGCCACACGGAACCTCGCGGAGCGCCCCATGCTCCGCGACCTCAGCTTGTGCCACGGCGAACTGGGCATCACGGAAGCGCTGACCGTGATCGCCGAACGCCACCCAGCCGCGGTACCAGTCCTGCGCGCCCGCGCCGGGCTGGTGCTGGACTCGGTGAACCGCTACGGCGTGTCCTGCGGGACACCCGGTGGCGTGGTCACCCCTGGGCTGCTCAGCGGACTGGCGGGAATCGGGTACGGGCTGCTCAGGCTCGGTTTTCCCGACCGGGTGCCGTCGGTGTTGCTGCTGGAGCCCAGCAGGAGATGAGAAAACCGCCAGTACCGCACTGGACAGACAGGGAGGGGACGAGATGTCGAACACGCCCGAGGAAACCGCCAAGGCCGACGACGAGCAGCCGCAGGCCATCGGACCGGTGGAGCGCCTGAAGCTGCTGCCCATGACAACGCCGTTCGGGTTACGCGCGGCCGTCCTCGCCGGGCTGGTCCTCTCGGCGGGCGCCGCCACAGCGGGCGTCTTCGACGACCCGTCGGGCGGCGTGTCGCCCATCTGCCCGATCTGCAGCATGCCCGGGTCCGAGCCCGCCTGAGCCCTGGGCCAGTGGTTGCGACCGGGAGGTCGTCGAGACCCTTGACGACCTTCCGGTCGTGACCACTAGTGTCGGGGTGGTGGGGCAACGGTCTTCTGCCATTGTTGGGCGGGATTCCGAACTGCGCACCATGGGGGAGTTGCTGAAGTCCGCACGGGGTGGGCGTGGTGCCGCTGTCTTCCTCGTCGGTGAGGGCGGTATCGGCAAATCCCGTCTTGCCGCGTCGGCCGCGGATCTCGGGTTCGCCGCGGACATGCGGCTGTTGCGTGGCCGGGGCAGCGCGATGGGTCCGACGGCTCCGTTCCGGTCGCTGACCGAGGCGCTGTTGTCGTTGGCACGGCTGGACAGTCCGGTCGATGTGGACGCGCTTGGCCCGTACCGCGCGGTTCTCGGCCGTCTGATCCCGGACTGGGGGCCGCCGGTCACCGAGCACGACGGCGGTTCGCTGATCATCCTGGCCGAGGCGGTGCTGCGGCTGATCGGGCTGGCCGGTCGGGGCAACGGCTGCCTGGTGACGCTCGAGGACCTGCACGAGGCCGACCCGGAAACCCTCGCCGTGGTCGACTACCTGATCGACAACATCGCCCGGCAGCCGATCGTGCTGCTCGGCACCCTCCGCGCCGACCAGAGCCCCGCGCTGGAGATCGTCGAATCGGCCGCCCGGCGTGACGCCGCCGTGCTGATCCGGTTGGACCGGCTCGACAAACCCGATGTGCGCAGACTGGCCGCCGCGTGCCTCGGCGTCGGCAAGCACGACGTGCCGCAGGACGCCGCCGACCTGTTGTGGGCGGGCAGCGCGGGGAACCCGTTCCTCGTCGAGGAGATCCTCGGTGGGATGGTGGACGGGGGCCTGCTCGTCGCGCACGAGGGCCGTTGGCAGGTACGTGACACCAAACGAGCCACCGCGCCGCACACGTTCGTGCGCAGCGTGGCCCGTCGCGTCGAACTGCTCGACACCCACACGCGAGACCTGGTGTCCGCGGCTGCCGTGCTGGGCCAGCGGTTCCCGCTCGCGGTCCTGCGCGAGGTCACCGACCTGTCGTACCGGGACCTGCTCAGCTACCTGCACACCGACCGCGCGGCGCAGTTGATCGCGTCCGACGACCAAGCGCCCGGCTGGTACGGATTCCAGCACCAGTTGATCGTGGAAGCAGTGCTGAGCCTGCTCGCGCCCGCCGACCGGGCACGGCTGTCCGCGCAGGTCGCCGACGCGGTGGAGGCGGTTTACCCGGGGTTGCCCGGTGAATGGTGCCAGGTGTGCGCCTCCTTGCGGCTCAACGCCGGTGAGACGGCGGTGGCCGGTCGGCTGTTCCTCGAAGCCGGTCGGCGCGCCCTCAACCAAGGCGCCGCCGATTCGGCAGTCGCCCTGCTCGACCGTGCGTGGGAATGGCTGGAGGACGAAGACGGCACGGCCCGCGCGGACGTGCTGGAGACCTTGCTGTACGCGCTCGCCGAAGCCGGGCAGATCGACCGCGGGCTGTCGTCGGTGATCGCGTTGGACCAGGTCGGCGCGGGACTGGACCGGCAACGCCGGGCCAGGCTGCGGACCAGGCTGGCTTGGGCGGCCCACGCCGCCGGGCGGTTCACCGACGGCATCGCGCAGGTGGACGCCGCCAGGGCGCTGCTCGGCCCGGACGCGAGCCCGGCGGACTTCGC
This window contains:
- a CDS encoding ABC transporter permease subunit, with translation MATGISPNWGGILLGARWYVLFSVIAGASAIPNDLREAAASLRLPRVLWWRRLVLPAIFPGYVTGGITAAGGAWNASIVAEIVSYGGTTLTATGLGAYIAHATSVGDGPRILIGVTVMSRHVVGLNRLFWRRLYALSERRFTL
- a CDS encoding MgtC/SapB family protein, which codes for MTTVEMLLRVGAGVGLGALIGFERQYRARMAGLRTNALVAVGATLFVLLSAWGFGNAPGNADPTRVAAQIVSGIGFLGAGVILRDGLTVRGLNTAATLWCSAAVGALAGAGLYQIAAVGTLVVIIVNVALRVVGRAVDRRPDTGDEQPTSYAFMAVTKDDAEAHVRALLVQSLTRTDFRLLSVSSTNSANEGYVEVRAELAGDQRDDKQMESAVSRLSLEPSVTSVRWQVTTVNGDEE
- the lanM gene encoding type 2 lanthipeptide synthetase LanM; protein product: MARRVRRWPGWPGRDRRRQRRPRRPAEIAADLNFEIDDLLPLVDAATMLDFVRVAGGDLTMTELGRLFTTAGIQDSRKIFAEQVPHRAPLVRTICTALASCWGRYAELFDYDTGTDRITAEPVYARFPSSRTVWAIWAADRRTGCGCERGWNPRMTGGATGGMLSGVPPNPTATGRLAETWWARGVALHERAMGEPLSATTAQQMDSGAPLGWFGVRLAEAGLDGTTAPSVFAETPASIAARIARPDWADAVERAVRVAEPLPAGTAVHGDWKDAFALVFRPFVAEATERVTAAVDGAVADVRVLADQFATGLGRRLAELAARTLVREMRESRTQLLGGDGAGRFADFVRRTATPAGLAALAGTYPVLARLLGQTSRFAADATIELLDRFAADRCEIVELLLHGNDPGLLTTIRGGQGDIHQRGRSVAFLMFANGDRVVYKPRDLRAHVWFNAAVSSLNRMVAQLDLRTAAVVAKPGYGWVEYVTARPLARLADADVFYRRQGALLALLHATSTSDVHYQNLIACGDQPVLVDAETLLQPILPGPHGYASDPAAQALATSVFRTALLPMMVVGEHGAVDMSGLGGDRGTVSPGSSAVWEFPATDRMRLVRARTQFAGAANRPRFDDRDLDPCDYETALLQGFRHGYDAVMLHRTELTRLVVDSAGMDVRVLVRPTRGYLTLLEGAGEPELLRDALDRDRLFDLLWTESAGYPLRRTLSRHEAADLWAGDVPLFTARPDQRDLWTSDGQREPDVLGETVLDQVRARIDGHSEADRRDQEWIISATLATRRPCAGHVSTAPLPGPVEVTAAQPERLLAVACGIADQIVARSAAVGDRVNWLGLELVDERQWLLMPMGAGLANGYTGVALFLAQLADLTGVAHYGDVARRAITPVAQLLDVLAAQPELAATVGPGGYHGFGGIAYALARMTTLLPRGETGRMAESAVDCAAAATGSVAGWAHGIAGCLAAMVAVHAELGTPSAARLAESCADHLRQALPRDASGFADGSAGIGLALARFGGAGSSVAHLGQEVLAASAHRGDDGWCCGRAGLVAARSAFLDDADLERATRNLAERPMLRDLSLCHGELGITEALTVIAERHPAAVPVLRARAGLVLDSVNRYGVSCGTPGGVVTPGLLSGLAGIGYGLLRLGFPDRVPSVLLLEPSRR
- a CDS encoding ArsR/SmtB family transcription factor; translation: MPASPPPELVNRPLPPELLQDAAATFGMLSATVRLQIVWLLAGEERDVGTLAGETGQTVQAVSHHLAKLKLAGLVQARREGRRQVYYVDSPIVVEVVHLLVGERHSRRRPARRARHA
- a CDS encoding S1 family peptidase, translating into MRRRLLLLLGAALVLPFPTLPAAAGPLIIGGRNATETYSWMVSLQSSPGRHFCTGTLVSPRWVVTANHCLRGHFQVRVGSNSLTSGGQTAGMAAIAVGPDDVGLVQLDRAVTLAPAKIPTTPVAVGAPLRILGWGVTCDPGCQPPQTNQELDTSLLADSSCSGITAAGELCMDNPNKTGPCYGDSGGPAVQKVNGEWTVVGATSRAGGPGRCGQSPSVYGDLVAHRTFITTYANS
- a CDS encoding HAD-IC family P-type ATPase, with product MDPQLRELATAAPVTLYRHLSSSPKGLTEHEADGRSVPHAAGQRERHWRSTVASPFAALLTVLTVVFVVLGDWRAAITVGVMVVISIALRVWQQVRTDQAVRGPRALVTTTTTVRRRPDTGMPPVDREIPPDDLVPGDVVLLVAGDVVPADVRLVAATAFTVDQSALSGETLPVRKQPPSDHGQAEDLSAVCFAGTSVVSGTATAVVIAVGAWTYLGVMGEQARRARPESSFDRGVRSAGWTLVRFMLVMAPIVLAVNGFVTADWAQAALFAVAVGLTPEMLPVIVTANLARGAVHLSRKKVVITRLNAIQDLAGMDVRCVDKTGTLTEDRVTYAHSVDLSGRPDGVAAEYAYLAAQLQTGPRNRLDKAMVEQHESPLADAMFVLVGFVGFVDPVRDSAAEAVHMLDRHGVAVKILTGDNRHVAARVAEQAGVHVAEVVLGHQIEKANDTQLHRLVRRGTVFAQINPVLKARIVTARRDAGHAVGFIGDGVNDTVALRTADVGIAADTATDVAKGAADLILLDKDLTVIARAVREGRRTLGSTMKYVKIAASSNLGNAVSVLVAAGTLPFLPMLPVQLLVQNLLYDAAQLTLPRDRADEDHLRVPRRWDTGGLTGFMLTFGPLSSLFDLITFAAPGWLAGTDTPAEQAVFQAGWFTEGLLSQVLIVLVLRSRDRVGITARPVLAAAVAVAFIGVVLPWTPVADARRMTALPVGFYAWLPVILAGYVLAARVVRTRHMRHRGTGL